The Thermococcus sp. 21S7 genome window below encodes:
- the cobO gene encoding cob(I)yrinic acid a,c-diamide adenosyltransferase: MSWKDKLGLVHIYTGNGKGKTTAAFGLAVRMLGSGGKVIILQFMKAPDVYGEQKKIAECGAVIESFGLPKFVHGKPEPDDIEAAKKALARAKEIVSSGEWDLVILDEICVALGFGMLDVDEVKELIGNKAPHTELVLTGRYCPEELFELANYVTEMREVKHPYQKGILARKGVEF, encoded by the coding sequence ATGTCCTGGAAGGACAAGCTCGGCCTCGTTCACATCTACACCGGCAACGGGAAGGGAAAGACAACTGCTGCCTTTGGCCTGGCCGTCAGGATGCTCGGCTCCGGCGGAAAGGTCATCATCCTCCAGTTCATGAAGGCGCCCGATGTCTACGGGGAGCAGAAGAAGATAGCCGAGTGCGGTGCCGTCATAGAGTCCTTCGGCCTGCCGAAGTTCGTTCACGGGAAGCCCGAGCCGGACGACATAGAGGCGGCGAAGAAGGCCCTGGCGCGCGCGAAGGAAATCGTCTCAAGCGGCGAATGGGATTTGGTTATTCTTGACGAAATATGCGTCGCCCTCGGCTTCGGAATGCTCGACGTCGATGAGGTCAAGGAACTCATCGGGAACAAAGCCCCGCACACGGAACTGGTCTTGACCGGCCGCTACTGCCCGGAGGAGCTCTTCGAGCTGGCCAACTACGTGACTGAGATGCGGGAGGTTAAGCACCCCTACCAGAAAGGAATCCTCGCGAGGAAGGGTGTAGAGTTCTGA
- a CDS encoding UPF0147 family protein: protein MSELIGQIVQVLKEQVVQDTVVPRNIRRAAEQAIEALLDESKEPAVRAADAIAILEEISEDPNMPMHTRTIIWEVLGALEQVK, encoded by the coding sequence ATGAGCGAGCTCATCGGTCAGATCGTGCAGGTTCTCAAGGAGCAGGTCGTTCAGGATACCGTTGTTCCCCGGAACATAAGGCGCGCCGCCGAGCAGGCCATCGAGGCCCTCCTCGACGAGAGCAAGGAGCCGGCCGTCAGGGCCGCCGACGCCATAGCCATCCTTGAGGAGATAAGCGAGGACCCGAACATGCCGATGCACACGAGGACGATCATCTGGGAGGTCCTCGGTGCCCTTGAGCAGGTCAAGTGA
- a CDS encoding aldolase translates to MSRATKTQLVKYSRLAHERGLTAAFGGNLSIRRGNLVFIKATGAVMDDMTAEQVAVIDMSGRQVSGVRPSSEYRLHLAVYRTRPDVKAIAHLHPPYSIAASTLVEGELPIITPEAEIYLKRIPIAPFRPAGTEELAEVTSGALQNSDAAIMAKHGIVTVGKTLREAFYKAELVEESAKLWYMGRKV, encoded by the coding sequence ATGAGCAGGGCGACCAAAACCCAGCTCGTGAAGTACTCCAGGCTGGCCCACGAGAGGGGACTCACGGCCGCCTTCGGCGGAAACCTGAGCATCAGGAGGGGAAACCTCGTCTTCATCAAGGCCACTGGAGCCGTCATGGACGACATGACGGCCGAACAGGTCGCCGTAATCGACATGAGCGGAAGGCAGGTCTCCGGGGTGAGGCCGTCGTCGGAGTACAGGCTCCACCTCGCTGTTTACAGAACGAGGCCCGACGTCAAGGCTATCGCCCATCTGCACCCGCCGTATTCCATAGCCGCGTCGACGCTGGTGGAGGGTGAACTGCCGATAATAACCCCCGAGGCCGAGATATACCTCAAAAGAATCCCGATAGCCCCGTTCAGGCCCGCTGGGACGGAAGAGCTGGCGGAGGTCACCTCGGGGGCCCTTCAGAACTCGGACGCGGCGATAATGGCCAAACACGGCATAGTGACCGTAGGGAAAACCCTCAGGGAGGCGTTCTACAAGGCCGAACTCGTCGAGGAGAGCGCGAAGCTCTGGTACATGGGCAGAAAAGTGTGA